A DNA window from Hymenobacter aquaticus contains the following coding sequences:
- a CDS encoding cold-shock protein translates to MSTGIIKFFNEAKGFGFITPDGGGEDIFVHATGLKQPVRDADRVEFEVQQGKKGLNAVSVRLVD, encoded by the coding sequence ATGAGTACCGGTATCATCAAATTTTTCAATGAAGCCAAGGGCTTTGGCTTCATCACGCCGGATGGCGGTGGTGAGGACATCTTCGTACACGCCACGGGTCTGAAGCAGCCCGTACGTGATGCAGACCGCGTAGAATTCGAAGTTCAGCAAGGCAAAAAAGGCCTGAACGCCGTTAGCGTGCGTCTGGTCGACTAA
- a CDS encoding gliding motility lipoprotein GldH produces MHQALRWMLGGALLLALPACDANQVFEKNQELDKAVWTVQEKPTFEFDIQDTTQRYDVYFNIRNESMYGYYNLYVKHTLLNPSGQRVSQLLHQMLLMDPQTGEPRGQGSGDIFDHQFLALRNQRFSEPGVYKVVLEQYMRQDQLPGIMAVGVRVAKAAR; encoded by the coding sequence ATGCACCAAGCCCTACGATGGATGCTGGGCGGCGCGCTGCTGCTCGCGCTGCCGGCCTGCGACGCCAACCAGGTGTTCGAGAAAAACCAGGAGCTCGATAAAGCCGTCTGGACCGTACAGGAAAAGCCGACGTTCGAGTTCGACATTCAGGACACGACGCAGCGCTACGACGTGTACTTCAACATCCGCAACGAGTCGATGTACGGGTATTACAACCTGTACGTGAAGCACACACTGCTGAACCCCAGCGGGCAGCGGGTGTCGCAGCTGCTGCACCAGATGCTGCTGATGGACCCCCAGACGGGCGAGCCCCGCGGCCAGGGCTCGGGCGACATCTTCGACCACCAGTTTCTGGCCTTGCGCAACCAGCGGTTTTCCGAGCCCGGTGTCTACAAGGTGGTGCTCGAGCAGTACATGCGCCAGGACCAGCTGCCCGGTATTATGGCCGTGGGCGTGCGGGTCGCCAAAGCGGCTCGGTAG
- a CDS encoding M57 family metalloprotease produces MSKIQQLGFTTKDAQKVEGGYLVEGDIMLTDDALNSKPDYKMMRVGEEEQYRTNNLVTGLPRTINIAVSSTLPSAYVTATDEAIRRYNALGLRITMRRVTSGANITLTKAPSGAGYLASAGFPSGGNPYSQVLVNSTSLGTSYATTTIASVLAHEIGHCIGFRHTDYMSRQYSCGGSAVNEGASTVGAVLIPGTPSGPDPNSWMLACIGSGQNRPFNANDVTALNYLY; encoded by the coding sequence ATGAGCAAAATTCAGCAGTTGGGCTTCACCACTAAGGATGCCCAGAAAGTTGAAGGCGGCTACCTCGTGGAAGGCGACATTATGCTTACCGACGACGCTCTGAACAGCAAGCCTGACTACAAAATGATGCGGGTTGGTGAAGAGGAGCAGTATCGCACCAACAACCTGGTGACCGGCCTGCCCCGTACCATTAACATCGCCGTATCCAGCACCCTGCCTTCGGCCTACGTAACGGCTACCGACGAGGCTATCCGCCGCTACAACGCCCTGGGCCTGCGCATCACGATGCGCCGCGTAACCTCGGGTGCCAACATCACCCTGACCAAGGCTCCCTCGGGCGCCGGCTACCTGGCTTCGGCTGGTTTCCCCTCGGGCGGCAATCCGTACAGCCAAGTGCTGGTAAACTCGACCTCGCTGGGCACCAGCTACGCCACGACGACCATCGCCAGCGTACTGGCCCACGAAATTGGGCACTGCATCGGCTTCCGTCACACCGACTACATGAGCCGTCAGTATAGCTGCGGTGGCTCGGCCGTCAACGAAGGTGCCAGCACCGTAGGCGCCGTCCTGATTCCCGGCACTCCTTCGGGCCCAGATCCGAACTCGTGGATGCTGGCTTGCATCGGCTCGGGCCAGAACCGTCCGTTCAACGCCAACGACGTAACGGCTCTGAACTACCTGTACTAG
- a CDS encoding DinB family protein yields MSTSAPRTTDFLDQLAADLQAVRDITVRRFRPLSDDQLNRRPATDKWSVGQCLEHLNIVGGHYLPTINRKLKQAQERGSRPADTVKSGFFGRKLIDAMRVPASEKPLKSPQQYAPSGSRLPRTVVEVFGRQLDELLNIVQQARGINANAVRIPNPIIPLLYLRLTDQLEFIVTHLQRHVAQAERVLDGSERA; encoded by the coding sequence ATGAGCACGTCTGCCCCCCGTACCACCGACTTTCTTGACCAACTTGCTGCCGACCTGCAAGCCGTGCGGGATATTACGGTCCGGCGTTTCCGCCCCCTGTCCGACGACCAGCTCAACCGCCGGCCGGCCACCGACAAGTGGAGCGTCGGCCAGTGCCTGGAGCATCTCAACATCGTGGGCGGGCACTACCTACCCACCATCAACCGCAAGCTCAAGCAGGCCCAGGAGCGGGGCAGCCGCCCGGCCGATACCGTGAAGTCGGGCTTTTTCGGCCGCAAGCTAATAGACGCCATGCGGGTGCCAGCCAGTGAGAAGCCGCTCAAGTCGCCGCAGCAGTATGCGCCCAGCGGCAGCCGCCTGCCCCGCACGGTGGTCGAGGTATTTGGCCGCCAGCTCGACGAGCTGCTCAACATCGTGCAGCAGGCCCGCGGCATCAACGCCAACGCCGTGCGCATTCCCAACCCGATTATTCCGCTGCTCTACCTGCGCCTGACCGACCAGCTGGAGTTCATCGTAACCCACCTGCAGCGCCACGTCGCCCAGGCCGAGCGGGTGCTCGATGGCAGCGAACGGGCCTAA
- a CDS encoding ComEA family DNA-binding protein: MKHTLTPPAGPGWYRRLRRYFSFSRRETSGFVVLTLLLLLLPFLPRLLRPALPRYDPAADQQQLDRLAAELAAQRQVRTYKPRYARRSYPRRAPVPQVALAPFDPNTLAPADWEARGVAHFLAQRLVHFRETIGGFKAKEQIKRTYGLPDSVYARLAPYMQLPDQLPPREKRAPREYAGTAFTPRAAGTYARKPKNLAPFDLNSADTTQLMQIRGIGRGLSRRVVDYRTQLGGFLREEQLTEIYSLRDAPDLVDSLRKYTFVTPGFAPALLDINTAPFEVLQAHPYVGKRLARVVVAFRQQHPPFRQADDLRQIRILDAETLEKLRPYLRF, from the coding sequence GTGAAACATACCCTTACCCCTCCTGCCGGGCCGGGCTGGTACCGGCGGCTACGCCGCTATTTCAGCTTCTCGCGCCGCGAAACGTCCGGCTTCGTCGTGCTCACGCTGCTGCTTCTGCTGCTGCCTTTTCTGCCCCGGCTGCTCCGCCCGGCCCTGCCCCGCTACGACCCCGCCGCCGACCAGCAGCAGCTCGACCGGCTGGCCGCCGAGCTGGCCGCCCAACGCCAGGTGCGCACCTACAAGCCCCGCTACGCACGGCGCTCCTACCCGCGCCGCGCGCCGGTGCCGCAGGTCGCCCTGGCCCCTTTCGACCCCAATACCCTGGCCCCGGCCGACTGGGAGGCCCGGGGCGTCGCGCACTTTCTGGCGCAGCGCCTGGTGCATTTCCGCGAAACCATCGGGGGCTTCAAGGCCAAGGAGCAGATCAAGCGCACGTATGGGCTGCCCGATTCGGTGTACGCGCGCCTGGCGCCCTACATGCAGCTGCCCGACCAGCTCCCGCCCCGCGAAAAGCGCGCCCCCCGGGAGTACGCCGGTACGGCATTCACGCCCCGAGCGGCGGGCACCTACGCCCGCAAGCCCAAAAACCTGGCTCCTTTCGATTTGAACTCTGCCGACACCACCCAGCTGATGCAGATTCGCGGCATCGGGCGGGGCCTGTCGCGGCGCGTCGTCGACTACCGCACCCAACTCGGGGGCTTTCTGCGCGAAGAGCAGCTAACGGAAATCTACAGCCTGCGCGACGCGCCCGACCTGGTAGATAGCCTACGCAAATACACATTCGTGACGCCGGGCTTTGCCCCCGCCCTGCTGGATATCAATACCGCGCCTTTCGAAGTGTTGCAGGCTCACCCCTACGTGGGCAAGCGCCTGGCGCGGGTGGTGGTGGCGTTTCGGCAGCAGCACCCGCCCTTCAGGCAAGCCGACGACCTGCGCCAGATCCGGATTCTGGACGCCGAAACGCTGGAGAAGCTGCGGCCTTACCTCCGCTTCTAG
- a CDS encoding LutC/YkgG family protein: MSETSRDIILRRIRESLQQPAPQPAAPDFTLPLHLPPHDDLAVTFAESFVRAGGVFYYCVSEEHFYDQLFTYKKEKALDNLFVWEPELKKLLHAGGIGFIGDETDWLQKADAGLTTCEALVARTGSVLVSGASASGRRLSIYPDQHLVLARASQIVPDIGDALKRVQEDYDNKLPSMISLTTGPSRTADIEKTLVLGAHGPRSIVLFLLDDAPEATT, encoded by the coding sequence ATGTCCGAAACCTCCCGCGACATCATCCTGCGCCGTATCCGCGAGTCGTTGCAGCAGCCGGCCCCGCAGCCGGCCGCCCCCGATTTCACGCTGCCGTTGCACCTGCCTCCCCACGACGACCTGGCCGTGACCTTCGCCGAAAGCTTCGTGCGGGCCGGGGGCGTGTTCTACTACTGCGTGTCGGAAGAGCACTTTTACGACCAGCTCTTTACCTATAAGAAGGAAAAGGCCCTCGACAACCTCTTTGTGTGGGAGCCCGAGCTGAAAAAGCTGCTGCACGCGGGTGGCATCGGGTTTATCGGCGACGAAACCGACTGGCTGCAGAAGGCCGACGCGGGCCTGACGACCTGCGAAGCCCTGGTGGCCCGCACCGGCAGCGTGCTAGTCAGCGGCGCTTCGGCCAGTGGCCGCCGGCTGAGCATCTACCCGGATCAGCACCTGGTGCTGGCCCGCGCCTCCCAGATTGTGCCCGATATCGGCGACGCGCTGAAGCGGGTGCAGGAGGACTACGACAATAAATTGCCCTCGATGATTTCGCTCACGACGGGCCCTAGCCGTACGGCTGATATTGAAAAAACGCTGGTGCTCGGTGCTCATGGCCCGCGCAGCATCGTGTTGTTTTTACTGGATGACGCGCCCGAAGCAACTACCTGA
- a CDS encoding UDP-2,3-diacylglucosamine diphosphatase translates to MTRPKQLPDLALPPGRNVYFASDFHLGAPDAARSAERERKIVRWLDQIAPDAAAIYLVGDIFDFWFEYRHAIPRGFIRLQGKLAELTDAGIPVTFFTGNHDMWMFDYFTKELNIPIMRHPVSQRIGNQEFHIGHGDGLGPKDYTYKVLKRIFASPVAQWLFARLHPNFGIGLANKWSQHSRIQNGAADEKYFGDDEWLLVYCRELERLHHHDYYVFGHRHLPLDVPVTPQSRYVNLGEWVNYCSYAVYDGHELALRHFEQN, encoded by the coding sequence ATGACGCGCCCGAAGCAACTACCTGATCTTGCCCTGCCGCCCGGCCGCAACGTATATTTTGCCTCCGACTTTCACCTCGGCGCCCCCGACGCGGCCCGCTCGGCCGAGCGGGAGCGGAAAATCGTGCGCTGGCTCGACCAGATTGCCCCCGATGCGGCGGCTATCTACCTGGTCGGGGATATTTTCGACTTCTGGTTTGAGTACCGGCACGCTATTCCGCGCGGCTTTATCCGGCTGCAAGGCAAGCTGGCCGAGCTGACCGACGCCGGGATTCCCGTTACGTTTTTCACCGGCAACCACGACATGTGGATGTTCGACTACTTCACCAAGGAGCTGAACATTCCCATTATGCGTCATCCCGTGAGCCAGCGCATCGGCAACCAGGAGTTCCACATCGGCCACGGCGACGGGCTCGGGCCCAAAGACTACACCTATAAGGTACTTAAGCGCATCTTCGCCAGCCCGGTGGCGCAGTGGCTGTTCGCGCGCCTGCACCCGAACTTCGGCATTGGCCTAGCCAATAAGTGGAGCCAGCACAGTCGGATTCAGAACGGGGCGGCCGATGAGAAATACTTCGGCGACGATGAGTGGCTGCTGGTGTACTGCCGTGAGCTGGAGCGCCTGCACCACCACGACTACTACGTGTTTGGCCACCGCCACCTGCCGCTCGACGTGCCCGTAACGCCCCAGAGCCGCTACGTGAACCTGGGCGAGTGGGTCAATTATTGCTCCTACGCCGTATATGATGGGCATGAACTGGCCTTGCGGCACTTTGAGCAGAACTAA
- a CDS encoding phosphatase PAP2 family protein translates to MGFRYVLLLVGSLLSLRATAQLPTAPLTPDSTVSAPAPVVRPATPPLRLLTRPATLRVAVPLSLIGVAWLSSQDNVLRRAKIELQEETREAFPTFDTRLDDYTRRVPVAAAYALQLAGVKGERGIVPFTLIYLLAHQMNMGLTSNLKKICREQRPDIPTDFSSFPSSHTSEAFMTATLLHEQYGKVSPWISVGGYAVATATGTMRVLHNRHWVTDVVAGAGIGFLSAEAVWRVYPALTRLLPTKVAQKLLLVPTYAPGGAMGVALAIRH, encoded by the coding sequence ATGGGTTTTCGCTACGTTCTGCTGCTGGTAGGCAGCCTGCTCAGCCTTCGTGCTACCGCTCAACTGCCCACCGCTCCTCTTACTCCCGACTCCACCGTTTCGGCCCCGGCGCCGGTAGTGCGCCCGGCCACGCCGCCGCTGCGCCTGCTCACCCGTCCGGCTACGCTCCGGGTAGCAGTGCCGCTGAGTTTGATTGGCGTGGCCTGGCTGAGCAGTCAGGATAACGTGCTGCGCCGGGCCAAAATAGAACTACAGGAAGAAACCCGGGAAGCTTTTCCCACCTTCGATACCCGCCTCGACGACTACACCCGGCGCGTGCCGGTGGCGGCGGCCTACGCGCTACAGCTGGCCGGCGTGAAGGGGGAGCGGGGCATCGTGCCTTTCACCCTGATTTACCTGCTGGCGCACCAGATGAACATGGGCCTGACCAGCAACCTGAAGAAGATCTGCCGGGAGCAGCGGCCCGATATTCCCACCGACTTCAGCTCGTTTCCTTCCTCCCACACCAGCGAGGCCTTTATGACGGCCACGCTGCTGCACGAGCAGTACGGCAAGGTCAGCCCCTGGATCAGCGTGGGTGGCTACGCCGTGGCCACGGCCACCGGCACGATGCGCGTGCTGCACAACCGCCACTGGGTAACCGACGTGGTAGCCGGCGCCGGCATCGGGTTTTTGTCGGCGGAGGCCGTGTGGCGCGTATATCCGGCCCTCACGCGCCTGCTCCCGACGAAAGTGGCCCAAAAGCTGCTGTTGGTGCCGACCTACGCGCCGGGCGGGGCCATGGGCGTCGCGCTGGCCATTCGCCACTAA
- a CDS encoding PSP1 domain-containing protein, which translates to MQDVDLPADFKEFDIVEIRFKGGRKEFFRNTNRLPLVTGDAVVIEAAGNGWHLGHVSLKGELVRLQMRKKKTPLDSKEIRGILRVATPQDVERWEAVRDLETGTMFRARSVVEELRLKMKLSDVEYQADRTRATFFYSADDRVDFRDLIKRLADEFRVRVEMRQISLRHEAGRLGGIGSCGRELCCSTWLTDFKSVSTTAARYQNLSLNPAKLSGQCGRLKCCLNYELDTYLDALKDIPQVSRPLQTEKGDAFLQKTDIFKRRMWFAFRGDNNWVMLSTDRVREIQDQNKRGEKPENLLAPVLEAEREPEVSTHVEGNLDRLDDKIKGSKRPKRKKKKEGGAPAATAAPGTSRSGSRPEAAPKAPAADGGAEAGDEPRRPRGAAARPLNRRNNRNRSDAPRDGAPKPEGREGREGRRSDGARPEGSAEPRPPRGEGRPPRATGAPAAEGGAPRPPRDENAERGSRGGRSSRRGGRSSRSGGGAEGGNAGSAPANS; encoded by the coding sequence TTGCAGGACGTAGACCTGCCCGCCGACTTTAAAGAGTTTGATATAGTAGAAATCCGCTTCAAAGGCGGGCGGAAGGAGTTTTTTCGCAACACCAACCGCCTGCCGCTGGTAACCGGCGACGCGGTGGTAATCGAAGCCGCCGGCAACGGCTGGCACCTGGGCCACGTGTCGCTGAAAGGCGAGCTGGTGCGCCTGCAGATGCGCAAAAAGAAAACTCCCCTCGATTCCAAGGAAATTCGGGGCATTCTGCGCGTGGCCACGCCCCAGGACGTGGAGCGCTGGGAAGCCGTGCGCGACTTGGAAACCGGTACCATGTTCCGGGCCCGCTCGGTGGTAGAGGAGCTGCGCCTGAAAATGAAGCTCTCCGATGTGGAGTACCAGGCCGACCGCACCCGCGCGACCTTCTTCTACTCGGCCGACGACCGGGTGGACTTCCGCGACCTGATCAAGCGCCTGGCCGACGAGTTCCGGGTGCGGGTCGAGATGCGCCAGATTTCCTTGCGCCACGAAGCGGGCCGCCTCGGCGGTATCGGTAGCTGCGGCCGGGAGCTGTGCTGCTCTACCTGGCTCACCGATTTTAAGAGCGTCAGCACCACCGCCGCCCGCTACCAGAACCTGAGCCTGAACCCGGCCAAGCTGTCGGGGCAGTGCGGCCGCCTTAAGTGCTGCCTCAACTACGAGCTGGACACCTACCTCGACGCGCTAAAGGACATTCCGCAGGTGTCGCGCCCCCTACAGACCGAAAAGGGCGACGCCTTCCTGCAGAAAACCGACATTTTCAAGCGGCGCATGTGGTTCGCCTTCCGCGGCGACAACAACTGGGTGATGCTCTCCACCGACCGGGTGCGCGAAATCCAGGACCAGAACAAGCGCGGCGAAAAGCCTGAAAATCTGCTGGCGCCCGTGCTGGAAGCCGAGCGTGAGCCCGAAGTTTCGACTCACGTGGAAGGCAACCTCGACCGCCTCGACGACAAGATTAAGGGCAGCAAACGACCCAAGCGCAAGAAAAAGAAGGAGGGAGGTGCCCCGGCCGCTACGGCCGCGCCCGGTACTTCCCGTTCCGGCTCCCGCCCTGAGGCCGCACCCAAAGCCCCGGCTGCCGATGGCGGTGCCGAGGCCGGCGACGAGCCACGCCGCCCACGCGGGGCCGCTGCCCGTCCGCTCAACCGCCGCAACAACCGGAACCGGAGCGACGCCCCCCGTGATGGAGCACCCAAGCCGGAGGGCCGGGAAGGCCGCGAAGGCCGGCGCTCCGATGGTGCCCGCCCGGAAGGCTCCGCTGAGCCACGGCCGCCGCGCGGCGAAGGCCGCCCGCCCCGGGCTACCGGTGCGCCGGCCGCCGAGGGTGGCGCCCCGCGTCCGCCCCGAGATGAAAACGCGGAGCGCGGCAGCCGGGGTGGCCGCTCTTCCCGCCGGGGAGGCCGCTCGTCGCGGTCGGGAGGCGGGGCAGAGGGTGGAAACGCAGGATCAGCCCCAGCCAACTCGTAG
- a CDS encoding cold-shock protein: MKTGKVKFFNESKGFGFIVQDDTNQDIFVHQTGLVHEIRENDRVSFDVIEGKKGLNAVKVERI, translated from the coding sequence ATGAAAACTGGCAAAGTGAAATTTTTTAATGAGTCCAAAGGCTTTGGCTTCATCGTTCAGGATGACACCAACCAGGATATTTTTGTCCACCAGACCGGTCTGGTGCACGAAATCCGCGAGAATGACCGGGTTTCTTTCGATGTAATCGAAGGCAAAAAAGGCCTGAACGCCGTTAAAGTCGAGCGGATCTAG
- a CDS encoding S8 family serine peptidase produces MRYFARVFHCLPVFQGILWAGALLGASAPVAAQEAKPADRKVAPTLSRPALARNARQTVRISVSQKEAFLTWARQNLPASQVTVLPGAKGQLLLLDGLTPEQVRLLGASPLVNFVDVPHRQAHDERQLNQSDLAVNRITTAHTRFPQLAGQGLTISIKEDSFDPADIDFKGRIVPSDLFKAAFSPHATAIATLVGGGGNSAPSGKGVAWQARLATASYKSLLPDEAATLVPAGISVQNHSYGVAAIENYYGLESQAYDQQCQQYPTLLHVFSSGNVGSQTPTEGRYAGIPKVANLTGQFKTSKNTLSVGATDELGQVAPLSSRGPAYDGRLKPELVAYGAGGTSESAALVSGSGLLVQQAFRDQNAGALPSAALVKAVLLNSADDMGRPGIDFETGFGQLDAVGAIRTVRDQRFFLGTATQNTVRSFPVTVPAGQQQLKVTLAWSDPEASPTAAQALVHDLDVELVHVASGTTWLPWALSAYPHADSLAKLPRRRADHLNNVEQISLPVPAAGDYIIRVRATSVAAAQAFALAYEYSAGFEWVRPGDATNLRPAVTAVLHWQWSGNATTGRLEYQPLGTQKWRLLQADVPLARTTFSWPVPDTTTLARVRMLIGSTAFLSDTFTIARPLTPSVGYSCDEEALIQWRRTPGAQQYQVYQLVGNHLTPYLTTPDTALLLAKAQLQIRNYAVAPIFGKLVGERGNTIDFTEQGTACYVRNFLPRTAVTDTVLFDVEVGTLYRLKAVSLERLTSGGPVTVQTVAPVTSLRMTFRDPDPLPGRNDYRLRLELTDGRIIYSQTEAVQYVLATEVQVYPNPIVAGEPLQLLVAESADVRVQLYDMTGRLLRESAATGAVKEFSTTGLAKGMYLIRVSTETGAVRTTRVVVL; encoded by the coding sequence ATGCGCTATTTTGCCAGAGTATTCCACTGCTTACCGGTTTTTCAGGGAATCCTTTGGGCTGGCGCACTGCTGGGAGCTTCTGCCCCAGTAGCCGCCCAGGAGGCCAAACCCGCCGACCGCAAAGTAGCGCCGACGCTGAGCCGGCCGGCGCTTGCCCGCAACGCCCGGCAGACGGTGCGAATCAGCGTATCGCAAAAAGAAGCTTTTCTGACGTGGGCCCGGCAAAACCTGCCCGCCAGCCAGGTAACGGTGCTGCCCGGTGCCAAAGGCCAGCTGCTGCTGCTGGATGGGCTGACGCCCGAGCAGGTCCGGCTGCTGGGTGCTTCGCCTTTGGTCAACTTCGTGGACGTGCCTCACCGCCAGGCCCACGACGAGCGGCAGCTCAACCAGTCCGACTTGGCCGTAAACCGTATTACTACGGCCCACACCCGCTTTCCGCAGCTGGCCGGGCAGGGACTGACGATTTCCATCAAAGAAGACTCCTTCGACCCGGCCGATATTGACTTCAAGGGTCGCATCGTGCCCAGCGACTTGTTTAAAGCTGCTTTCTCGCCCCACGCTACGGCTATTGCCACGTTGGTCGGGGGCGGTGGCAACTCGGCCCCTTCCGGCAAGGGCGTGGCCTGGCAGGCCCGGCTGGCAACCGCCAGCTATAAAAGTCTGCTGCCGGATGAGGCCGCTACGTTGGTGCCGGCCGGCATATCGGTGCAAAACCATTCGTATGGCGTCGCGGCCATCGAGAATTATTACGGCCTCGAATCCCAGGCCTACGACCAGCAGTGCCAGCAATACCCCACGTTGCTGCACGTGTTTTCGTCGGGCAACGTGGGTTCCCAGACTCCCACCGAGGGCCGGTACGCCGGTATTCCCAAGGTGGCGAATCTGACCGGGCAGTTCAAAACTTCCAAGAACACCCTCAGCGTGGGCGCCACCGATGAGCTGGGGCAAGTCGCGCCACTCAGCTCCCGCGGGCCCGCCTACGATGGCCGCCTCAAGCCCGAGCTGGTAGCCTATGGCGCCGGCGGCACCTCCGAGTCGGCGGCCCTGGTTTCGGGCTCCGGCCTGCTGGTGCAGCAAGCTTTCCGCGACCAAAACGCCGGTGCCTTGCCGTCGGCGGCGCTGGTGAAAGCCGTGCTGCTCAACAGCGCCGATGATATGGGCCGCCCCGGCATAGACTTTGAAACCGGCTTTGGGCAGCTGGATGCCGTCGGAGCCATCCGGACGGTGCGCGACCAGCGCTTCTTTCTGGGAACCGCCACCCAGAATACCGTACGCTCTTTCCCCGTTACTGTGCCCGCCGGGCAGCAGCAGCTAAAAGTAACCTTGGCCTGGTCGGACCCGGAAGCCTCGCCCACGGCCGCCCAGGCGCTGGTACATGATCTGGATGTGGAGCTGGTGCACGTTGCTTCCGGCACCACTTGGCTACCGTGGGCGCTGAGCGCCTATCCGCACGCCGACTCGCTGGCAAAACTGCCCCGGCGCCGCGCCGACCACCTCAACAACGTCGAGCAAATCAGCCTGCCGGTGCCAGCTGCCGGCGACTATATCATCCGGGTGCGCGCCACCTCCGTGGCCGCCGCGCAGGCCTTTGCCCTGGCCTATGAGTACAGCGCGGGCTTCGAATGGGTGCGGCCCGGCGATGCTACCAACCTGCGGCCCGCCGTTACGGCGGTGTTGCACTGGCAATGGTCTGGCAACGCCACCACGGGCCGCCTGGAGTACCAGCCGCTGGGCACCCAGAAATGGCGGCTGCTCCAGGCCGATGTGCCCCTGGCGCGTACTACCTTCAGCTGGCCCGTGCCCGATACTACCACCCTTGCCCGGGTGCGGATGCTAATTGGCAGTACCGCGTTTCTCTCCGATACCTTTACCATTGCCCGCCCCCTGACCCCCAGCGTGGGCTACAGCTGCGACGAGGAAGCCCTGATTCAGTGGCGCCGTACGCCCGGGGCGCAGCAGTATCAGGTGTATCAGTTGGTCGGAAACCATCTGACGCCTTACCTGACCACGCCCGACACGGCCTTGCTGCTCGCCAAAGCCCAGCTGCAGATTCGCAACTACGCCGTAGCGCCCATATTCGGGAAGCTGGTGGGGGAGCGGGGCAATACTATTGATTTCACCGAGCAGGGCACCGCCTGCTACGTCCGCAATTTCCTGCCCCGCACGGCTGTCACCGATACGGTTTTGTTCGACGTGGAAGTGGGTACGTTATACCGGCTCAAAGCCGTGTCGTTGGAGCGCCTGACCTCCGGCGGCCCGGTTACGGTGCAGACTGTTGCGCCCGTCACTAGCCTACGCATGACCTTCCGGGACCCGGACCCGCTGCCCGGCCGCAACGATTACCGCCTGCGGCTGGAGCTGACCGACGGACGAATCATCTATAGTCAGACGGAAGCAGTGCAGTATGTGCTGGCCACCGAAGTGCAAGTGTATCCCAACCCGATTGTTGCCGGCGAGCCGCTCCAGCTTCTGGTAGCCGAAAGCGCCGATGTGCGCGTGCAGCTCTACGATATGACCGGTCGGCTGCTGCGCGAATCGGCCGCCACGGGTGCCGTCAAGGAGTTTTCAACGACGGGCTTGGCCAAAGGCATGTATCTAATCCGGGTGAGCACCGAAACCGGCGCCGTACGCACGACCCGGGTGGTGGTGCTGTAG
- a CDS encoding SDR family oxidoreductase, producing the protein MPTILVTGATGNVGTELISALANRGLTVRAGVHSLIKGDRLRNLHPELQLVELDYSKPQTLHVALTGVDRLALITPFSEDQVEIGKRVIDAAKQAGVQHIVRLSAAGADAEPGIQLGRWHREVEQHLEQSGIAYTILRPGSFMQNFVNYNAESICHEGKLYMPLGEGKVSYVDARDIAATAAHILSTPGTEHYGKAYELTGPQALSLHEVAAAIGQATGQPVTYVDVPEEAARQSMAQAPAWMRDAMLELYSLSKAGYTASVTNTVEAITGCAPHTIQQFAHDNCNRFKAAH; encoded by the coding sequence ATGCCTACTATTCTGGTTACTGGTGCCACGGGCAACGTGGGCACCGAGCTGATTTCGGCGCTGGCCAACCGGGGCCTGACCGTGCGCGCCGGCGTACATTCCCTGATTAAGGGCGACCGGCTCCGCAACCTTCACCCCGAGCTGCAGCTGGTCGAACTAGACTACAGCAAGCCCCAAACCCTGCACGTAGCCCTCACCGGCGTCGACCGGCTGGCCCTGATTACCCCGTTCAGCGAAGATCAGGTCGAAATCGGGAAGCGCGTTATCGACGCCGCTAAGCAGGCCGGCGTGCAGCACATCGTCCGGCTTTCGGCCGCCGGCGCCGATGCCGAGCCCGGCATTCAGCTCGGCCGCTGGCACCGGGAAGTAGAGCAGCACCTGGAGCAAAGCGGCATTGCCTACACCATTCTGCGTCCGGGCAGCTTCATGCAGAACTTCGTGAACTACAACGCCGAGTCGATCTGCCACGAAGGCAAGCTCTACATGCCCCTGGGCGAAGGCAAAGTCAGCTACGTCGACGCCCGCGACATTGCCGCCACGGCCGCCCACATCCTGAGCACGCCGGGCACCGAGCACTACGGCAAAGCCTACGAGCTGACCGGGCCGCAGGCCCTGAGCCTGCACGAGGTAGCCGCCGCCATCGGCCAAGCCACGGGCCAGCCCGTAACCTACGTCGACGTGCCGGAGGAAGCGGCCCGACAGAGCATGGCCCAGGCCCCGGCCTGGATGCGCGACGCCATGCTGGAGCTCTATAGCCTGTCGAAGGCCGGCTACACGGCGAGCGTTACCAATACGGTGGAGGCTATTACCGGCTGCGCGCCCCATACCATCCAGCAGTTCGCCCACGACAACTGTAACCGGTTCAAGGCAGCTCACTAA